One genomic window of Brevinematia bacterium includes the following:
- the folD gene encoding bifunctional methylenetetrahydrofolate dehydrogenase/methenyltetrahydrofolate cyclohydrolase FolD: MQLIDGNLVSSYVRENLKQLVLKKSFKITLAVILVGNNPASRVYVSAKTRECREVGIETKDFFLPEDTREDELLRIIGELNRDDDVDGILVQLPLPKHIDEFRIITSVSPFKDVDGFHPENIGRLAIGKPFVEPCTPKGIIRLMEYYNIPIEGKRAVIVGRSNIVGRPLSLMLLHRNATVTICHSKTSDLAEVTRSADILVVAVGKPFFVKSNMVKEGAVVIDVGINRVELEGKSKVVGDVDFEDVKNLCSFITPVPGGVGPMTRAMLLENTYTLAIRRREC; this comes from the coding sequence ATGCAACTGATTGATGGCAATTTAGTATCCTCTTATGTCAGAGAGAACTTAAAACAATTGGTGTTAAAAAAGAGTTTTAAGATTACTCTAGCAGTTATCTTGGTTGGAAACAATCCTGCTTCCAGAGTTTATGTCTCTGCTAAGACTAGGGAGTGTAGAGAGGTTGGTATAGAAACTAAAGACTTTTTTCTTCCTGAAGATACACGGGAAGACGAGCTTTTGCGTATCATAGGTGAGCTTAACAGAGATGATGATGTTGATGGGATTTTGGTGCAACTTCCGCTTCCAAAGCATATAGATGAATTCAGAATTATAACCAGTGTGTCTCCGTTTAAAGATGTTGATGGGTTTCATCCTGAGAATATTGGCAGACTAGCAATAGGTAAACCTTTCGTAGAGCCTTGTACTCCTAAAGGAATAATTAGACTTATGGAGTATTATAACATACCTATTGAGGGGAAAAGAGCGGTAATTGTTGGGAGGAGCAATATAGTTGGGAGGCCACTATCTTTAATGTTACTTCACAGAAATGCTACGGTTACGATATGTCATTCAAAAACTTCTGACCTTGCTGAAGTTACCAGAAGTGCTGATATTTTGGTTGTGGCTGTGGGGAAGCCTTTTTTTGTAAAGAGTAACATGGTAAAGGAGGGTGCAGTGGTGATAGATGTTGGGATCAATAGGGTGGAACTGGAGGGAAAAAGTAAGGTAGTAGGGGATGTAGACTTTGAGGATGTGAAAAATTTATGTTCTTTCATAACTCCTGTTCCGGGTGGTGTTGGGCCGATGACTAGAGCAATGTTATTGGAAAACACTTATACGCTTGCAATTCGCAGAAGGGAATGTTGA
- the rpmF gene encoding 50S ribosomal protein L32 → MGVPKHKKSYRRVRNRRTRVFYHTLPFPEELYVKCSECGKLKLPHRVCPYCGKYRGVTYINLSRREERRRRKMEERAKTRI, encoded by the coding sequence ATGGGAGTTCCTAAACACAAAAAATCCTACAGAAGGGTGAGAAACAGGAGAACTAGGGTTTTTTATCACACTTTGCCTTTCCCTGAAGAGCTTTATGTAAAGTGTAGTGAATGCGGTAAACTAAAGCTACCCCACAGAGTTTGTCCATACTGTGGTAAATACAGGGGAGTAACATATATTAACTTATCAAGGAGAGAGGAGAGAAGAAGGAGAAAGATGGAGGAGCGAGCTAAAACTAGGATCTAG